In the genome of Amia ocellicauda isolate fAmiCal2 chromosome 3, fAmiCal2.hap1, whole genome shotgun sequence, one region contains:
- the LOC136747018 gene encoding uncharacterized protein LOC136747018, which yields MNDPTWVAPVTESEVLTPATPAATLEVQKKRKRKRYLLQSRSRPPPIQRSRPRQRPLFNQSSRLRSCTPPNQRSRSRSRSRPPPPNQRSRSRSRSRPPLNKWFRSQSRPLPPSPSAQRSPPSPPLPPSPSSRRLRPRQSRRLCLRLRCLMLPWHCLLQLYLPNPLQLPRLRYTYRCFYVPPPETAPSPVIPAPVADASKAPPPEVLAAPPSAAPSPEAPPPDASMAPPPEAVSPPMMPSPVAEASKALPSESPTALSSLASMAPPIKTSLASTAPAILQSTAPAILPPEVPSVPPSQAPPPEAFTAPPSMAPPTEAFMPPEVSSVSPHETAPPSALPYETSMVLPPLPPPPPETSEASTVQPPTVSTAPPPETFAALPSTVSPSPSPKPSKTPPPTAPLPTARSASPPKAPLSESPNASMASPSQAPASEASSAPSTEPPAPPLPNPDPTSFWRSPSSSPDSASIRKLPSGTLDPTSVLQLSFRPPDPVFVLWPSPRSPEPVPVLRPSPRPPENVPVLWPFLRPPEPVPVLRLPPRPPAPVPYLWPPPRPPEPDPIPWLSFRPFDPDL from the exons ATGAATGACCCGACCTGGGTTGCACCCGTCACCGAATCAGAGGTTCTGACTCCAGCCACGCCTGCCGCCACACTGGAAGtccagaagaaaagaaagaggaaaaggTACCTGCTCCAGTCACGGTCGCGCCCGCCGCCGATCCAGAGGTCCCGACCCCGGCAGCGCCCACTGTTCAACCAGAGTTCCCGACTCCGGTCGTGCACGCCGCCTAACCAGAGGTCCAGATCcaggtcccgatcccggccgccgccgccaaaccagaggtcccgatccaggtcccgatcccggccgccgcTGAACAAGTGGTTCCGGTCCCAATCCCGGCCGCTGCCGCCCAGCCCGAGTGCCCAGCGGTCGCCGCCTTCACCGCCGCTGCCGCCAAGCCCGAGCAGTCGCCGGCTCCGCCCTCGACAGTCCAGGCGCCTGTGTCTACGGCTCCGCTGCCTGATGCTTCCATGGCACTGCCTCCTGCAGCTCTACCTCCCGAACCCACTACAGCTCCCAAGACTCC GATACACCTACAGATGCTTCTACGTTCCGCCTCCTGAAACTGCGCCGTCTCCAGTGATACCGGCTCCTGTGGCCGACGCTTCTAAGGCTCCGCCTCCCGAGGTTCTTGCAGCTCCACCTTCCGCGGCTCCGTCTCCTGAGGCTCCACCTCCAGATGCTTCCATGGCTCCGCCCCCTGAGGCTGTGTCGCCTCCTATGATGCCGTCTCCTGTGGCTGAAGCTTCTAAGGCTCTACCTTCCGAGTCTCCCACGGCTCTGTCTTCTCTAGCTTCTATGGCTCCGCCCATCAAGACCTCCTTGGCTTCCACGGCTCCTGCAATTTTGCAGTCAACGGCTCCTGCAATTCTGCCTCCCGAGGTCCCTTCGGTTCCGCCTTCCCAGGCTCCGCCCCCAGAGGCATTTACGGCTCCGCCTTCTATGGCTCCGCCTACTGAGGCTTTCATGCCTCCCGAGGTATCTTCCGTATCGCCTCATGAGACTGCGCCTCCCTCGGCTCTGCCTTATGAAACTTCTATGGTTCTGCCTCCCTTACCGCCGCCGCCTCCCGAGACTTCTGAGGCTTCAACAGTTCAGCCTCCTACGGTTTCCACAGCGCCACCTCCCGAGACCTTCGCAGCGCTGCCTTCCACTGTTTCACCATCTCCATCTCCTAAGCCTTCCAAGACTCCACCTCCGACGGCTCCGCTTCCCACTGCTCGGTCAGCTTCGCCTCCCAAGGCACCTCTTTCGGAGTCTCCTAACGCTTCCATGGCTTCGCCTTCCCAGGCCCCGGCTTCTGAGGCCTCGTCGGCTCCGTCCACCGAGCCTCCAGCACCTCCTCTGCCCAACCCGGACCCTACCTCTTTCTGGAGATCGCCTTCCAGTTCTCCAGACTCTGCATCTATCCGGAAACTACCTTCCGGTACTTTGGATCCCACCTCTGTCCTGCAATTGTCTTTCAGACCTCCAGACCCTGTCTTTGTCCTGTGGCCGTCTCCTAGATCTCCTGAACCCGTTCCTGTCCTGAGGCCATCTCCCAGACCACCCGAAAACGTTCCTGTCCTGTGGCCGTTCCTCAGACCTCCTGAACCTGTTCCTGTCCTGAGGTTGCCTCCCAGACCACCTGCTCCCGTTCCTTACTTGTGGCCACCTCCAAGACCTCCAGAACCCGATCCCATCCCATGGCTGTCCTTCAGACCTTTTGACCCTGACTTGTGA